Below is a genomic region from Thalassophryne amazonica chromosome 3, fThaAma1.1, whole genome shotgun sequence.
agaggaggcatgggagaaggacggtcacattcctcccctctcctcctttctgctctttatctctgctctgaccttcaaagtcccagcttcaccagactgtgaattcttcaaattaagatttggattaactatggaattgatcagctggtctctcaatgccactgacaccatttgttttcgacaagaaggatcagggtttggggaccctgcgtgccctgatggaacctacccagcgggctttgctctcgacggctgagagaatggagtgtgacatgtggctccactctctgtggaagatgtaGAGAATTCATTCGTATTTGCTTTTATgatgggaggtttggtgctgattggttggtGCTTTGCCCTGACCaccaggaatattagcaagatggctgcttccagaatttatTCCTCATCAGTCcatcataattaatgagttgggcaatagtagagaagcttgaatcttcgactggactgggttgcttgacgtggttCCTCACGTCAagcgtttccatgacgactcggcaaatctgtgtgtgctgtgacaggaaaaacaccctccgtgttgaaaaccatttgatgatggctttcaacaagtgagtaactgagaaattgtttaacagcttgggcatgttccaacttgcccgttaaggtttccaacggaggtgtttttcctgtcgcgaccccccgcggtcgggtccggcccgacatgcgactctgcccgcacgttctttcattacaaaatgtccgttaacaatggaatgtccgaataaactcctcatgccgacttcttctgaaagttctctgttctctgacgactcttACTGGgtgaatagagcctgaaatgtggaagttttcaacttgaaacggcgagacgctgccgccttgaagcgcagatcgccgtcaggcgccgtggccgtccttacggcgacactaccagaccaaaatctctcatcagccgttaaattttttaccgaaaaccagctgaatttatcgaatggtgtccactcagttgtgccttacaggttttgaaaaaaattttagcaaacaaagcagcagtcctctgagccattcctaaacaatgaaaaaaatcgacgagagggtgggcgactcctcactcaaagactgcccacaagcgaatgacgtaaccgacaggcatgaaaaaactcttgcatgcccaccatgtctgatgtaatcacacgtgattcaatccatatggtttttgaaaaaaataataggtcgtatacttttctaatagacctcgtatatataaaatatCACCTCCCCATatttgtacacacacatacatacatagggtatctcaaaaaaatgtacccaaagtactctgaaatatgaataacaggaaatggttttactgggaataATGTTgcttttctcatttcaggaaccctaagtttgttctgcaagacattaaagtccaggaaaattgccacagttgaccctaattcagagaacaaaaactgTCGAGTTTTGGCACCAAACAAAATCAGTGGTGCAGGTCTAGCGTAGTTATCAAGGATTCTTTCACACAGCTGATACAAGACTGAACTAAAACTGTGCAAtggggagaaaaattacatgcttcaGCCACATGGTCCTGCAGAAAATGCctgataatattgattggttattctgtgctgtcaaaatactgtgaaaacaccatatatatatatatatacatatacacacacaccctatTTATAAAAATTTGGGGGGGATAATTTGAAGTTTTCAAAACTGCACATGCATCTTCAGTTTCTGACAGATTGCTGGGTGTTATCTTTTTTATGACTAAAAAGCTCAAAGTACCTATTCTACTAATAGTGTTTGAAACTGCTAAAAATATAGGCATGATGCATTTTGTAAACTCACTGAGAATACATTTATAAGCATCTTGCTTCCTGTCAAATTGGGTTTCTATACCAAATCAGAATAAACTCACATCCACAGAGTCTAGCCTGAAACTGCAAAACTGCCTTTTTATATGCATTCATATTGACTTGTAATGAATCAGATATTAGTAAAAGTTTCATTGGGCGtttacaagtaaaaaaaaaaaaaaaaaaaaaaaaagcttcaagaTCAGAAGATTCCATGTGTGTTTTTTGAAAACCGCCTGGTCTGTTTTCAAAGATCACATTTATTCCTATAAAAATGCAAGATTCAGACGATtagtttatttgtatttattatttattttgtgggaGGGTGAGTAGGCTCCAAATTTGCTCATTTGTAACAACAGACTCCAAACGTATTTGCTCAGATGGAACAATGGGTCAAAACTCTTTCAGGAAAAGTTACTTCGGGATttcgttgaaaaaaaaaaaaaccctgacattccACTGAAATCAGCAGCTCTCCTGGTGTCTTTAATTACAATAAACCATTTCACGTGTGCAGAATAAATATTTTTCCCTGCTTGGGCCGTTACTTGGAATTTCAGCTTGTATGGCCTGAACCTGATGTAACACTAGCGTGCAAAAGCACTTAACGAAAACAGATGTGGAGGTGGGAATTTCCTAGATAGAATTCTTAGAAAAGCTACCAGGAGAGAGATGAGCGGAGTGTTTCAGACTCCTTACAAAACTACAATAAACTTTAAACAGCAGACTTGCAATTTAATATAGGATAAAAAGGTTGGAATGTGAAACCAGTTTCTCATGCATAACAGTGATGTTTGTTTTATTAACAATAACTTGTTTTCTCCAACGTAATTAATCcctgaggcaaaaaaaaaaaaacacgtgtttTTCCACCAGCTTTGGGGGAAATCTACGTTTGAGGAAAAGCGCCTGTGTGCATTCCTATTATCCTTAATGTCGAGGCGGTGAATTCCCAGAATGAGGAgagcagcacccccccccccccggtgggCGGGGCCAAAGGCTGAGAATATTCCTGGAAAGCGCGTAAGGAGAAACCGTCGCGCGGTTCCAGGGAGCGCGCGCGGCGCTTCGGTGATGATTACAGCCGCCGGCTTCCAGAGATACCGAGCGTGATATAAACCAGAACAATCTGCCTGAAGCGCAGACGTTGGTACCGGAGAACGTTCGGTAATAATTACAGAGAGCCGGTTGTTCCGCCTCGAGCGTTTAGCGAGCGGCGGAGCAGTCGCTGTGACGTCAGATCCGCGGGTTCAGCGCATAGTTCTCGGAATAGATTTCTAGGAAACGGTAAAATGTAAAAGCAGAGCATTTGCAGGCTGCACTTCACACGTTTGGACGGTTTTATGGTGGAAACACTTCACAAACCGCTTGACGTTCTGATTGTTCCCCGCCGCCGGTTGGTTTCCTCGACGCTGTCTCAACGTCgaggtgacttttttttttttaaaccacttcTTAAACGCAGATCTGCTCGCATGTTTCATTATTTTCTCAAGAACAAATACTGAGCGGATTCGAGTAGTATGATTCTTTGTGTAccagggtgagtactttttactGCTGTCCGTGTTTTCTCTGTAAAGTTTATGTTCCAGAATTTCAATCTCATAAATTGTGAAAGCAGGTGTTATAATCAATGAATTAACATTTGCCCTCAATAGAATATTAATCGACCCATTTATGAACAGTGGTAAACAATATGATCAGTTATATTTTTGACAAAACGCAGTGAATTATACAATTTAAAATATGGCAAAAGCacacatgtatgtatatatagatagatagacttGTTttgatggttttaatatttaacttGTTTTGCTGTTGTATACTTGACTTATAGTCCTGCAACAATTATccaattatttttaatttaacttttatttaaccaggttagtcccattgagatcaagatctcttttacaagggagacctggacaattataaagtttccgatTCACCTCACCTGGCAGTCAGTTTCACTGGTTATTATTTTCTCTTTGGAAGGGAAAAACTGTCAGAATATGGACAAGTTTCTGGCAGCCAAACATAACATCTACAAATGTCTTAATTTGCCCATCCAGCAGTTCAAACTCCAAAGATATTTCATATAAATACTTTATATTAAAAACACCAAATATGAGTAAACTGTCATAGGTAAGAAGCTGCAACTTGTTAGATTATCATCTTAGCTGGATTAAGGGCTCTAAAGTATTTCAATGTGATTGACCCTTAGGGATCAATGTTTGTATTCTTATGGAAAATAAACTgttgtgactgtgtttttttgttgttttttttgcagtcCTAGATCAATTCTGCCTCCTGCTCCTTCCATCGACACCCCACGGGGTATGCGGGCAGGAACGCTTTCCAACCCCCCTTGCCTTCAAAACACCTCCCTGCAATGGGACCCTGCGAAAGACTTGCAAGCAATTGCCAGCAACATCTACTACCTAGAAAACTCAGGTAGGCTGACATGTTTCACATTATCTAGTGCTCAGCTGCACACAGCCTGGATTGCTGAAATAACCACGAGGCAAACTCCACTAtttgacccttttatttttttcactgttGGAGTTTATGGATTTTATCAAATCCATATGAAGCAAcatgcatttattattattttttttttttttgctaaagtgTGTAATAAATAGCGACGTGTGTTTGCAGGTTGGTACTGGGGGGCTGTGACGGCAGCTCAGGCCCACGCTGCACTGCAAGAAGCATCTGAAGGAGCTTTTATGGTACGAGACAGCAGCCACCCTCTGTACATGCTGACCCTCTCGGTCAGGACTGCACGTGGTCCAACCAGCATACGGATTCAATACAGTAGTGCCCGGTTCTCGCTGGACTCCAGCTTCCCGGCCCGACCCAACCTTTCTTCTTTCCCCAACGTGCCCAGTCTGGTGCAGCACTACATAGGATcagagaggaaagcagcagggaggaacatgGAGGGAGAAGCTCCTTGCAAACCCTCTCAGCCGATTATTCAGGAGACGCCCATACTGCTAAAACTCAAGACAGCTGTGTACAAACCCCAGGGCCTCCCCAGCCTACAGCACCTTACACGCCTCGTTATTAACAGACACTGTGATTATCCCGAACAGCTACCGCTCCCGAGGCCTCTGATGCGCTACGTACAGGACTATCCCTTCAGGGTATGAATAATCCACAATGCCCATTACAGCCAAATGTCAACTGACCTAACAGAAAAAGTAAAACTGAGAAACAGGATATGACACAGCTGCACCAGCGGTGGACTGTCGGCTATTAGAATACTGGACACGTGGTGATGATTTTGTTTTGTACAACTTCAGTCTAACTCAACGGTCTCAAGTTTGAACTGAATTAGTGAGGAAACAACATGGAAAAGATGACGCGTGAGAAAACGTCAGAGCTGTAGCATACACATCTGTTGTGAATATTACGCACACCTACCTAACCCTCACCAGTTGTACATGTACTTACTGTGCAAAAATGTTAGACAtgacaaaaaaagagaaagaaataaaaCAGCAAGCATGCTGGAAAAAATAAAAGTATCTACTGTTAAACAATAAGACTAAAAATGAATATATGGTGCGACCTACCTTTATATTTAAAGCAGAGTAATTCTGGGTGAACTATACCACAATTTTACAAAAGCTTCATGTCCATCAACTCATTATTCACTAACAACTattttttgttgtctttgtggaatTATGCACTCAGCTGCCAACCTACAAAAGTAATCACGTTTCTATTCATTTGAAAATCTTTTACATACTTTAAATCACATTTTCCTTAATAAAATAGACATGTTTTTCTTCCAAAAGTTACCATCAAAAACCACTATGAAGGTGcttaagacttttgcacagtaACGCACACACTGTTTGTTTCACCATTTTATAATTCTCTGAATAACCATGTCACTTATTTCTACCTTTTACATGTGTACATATtttctattaaaaagaaaaataacacatTTACTCTTTTGTGAttctttcccccccccccccccccccccccccgagtacTCACGTTACAGTGACATTCTGTCACCATCGCGTTGTTAAATACTGCGTGACAAATGCTCTTGTGACTCTTGGTTACACAATATTTTCAGTCACCTTTGAAGCAAAAATGATTCTTTTAATGGCCTTCGAGCTTGAAACATGTCACCCTTAGGCGTGTATGAGGAAGTAAAAGCTACGACGTGTTTTTTGGTTCAACaaagtgcgcacacacacacagcctgcaTCTGAGTCAGCAAGTGGACAAGCAAAGGGGAGGACCGTGCATCGGCGGATTCACAGAACTACTGAATGCTTCCTGGGAGGAGGGTGAGGTTCTGAGAGGGAGTGTTCTAAGAAAAGCCTCGGTAATTACCTTCAGCTCTGAGCACACTTTTGTGCcgtcttgtgcatgattattattatttttaactggCTGCACTGGGTACAATCGCACAATGCAGCCACAGAGGAATGAGAATGATTTAAGCTTCTGCTggttgtgaattttaagtaaggaAATTAGTGTGAGCGTGGGCCTGGTGGCTCTGCTGGCGGGGGGGTGGAAGAAGAGATGAAGCTTTGATGATCTGGGCTAAAGCCAGTGTAATAGGATCTCAGTTTCTCAATGCAGATCCAGCTTGTGGTCCTTTTTCTGCTTCTGTTTTCTGAAGGATGCAGAATCGCGGCCTAAAAACAAGGACTCATTATTCACAGATTATTATGGTTTGaactggaaaaacaaaaaactttgcaGAGTTTACATTAAATTTAGAGATCTACTATCAGAACCTCATCATGGACAGtatgtgataaaatgataaatgataaaatattttgttcctgctgtttttttttttcttctgaaacaGACCTAAAAACATGAACATGAATAGAGACTTTAGCCAGGTTTATCAATGACAAAGTGATATAACAATGCTGAGGAGTTCTCCGGACTGACCTGCCGGTGATGTCATGTCGCGTTTCCACGTAACGCAGTCCCTCCACGTGCAACTCCACCCACTGACAAATCAGTGGAGGATGTCTAGGGTCCACTTCCAAGTAAACACGACTGTTAttcacagggaaaaaaaaataagaagtgTATCAAAATGTAATTATAAAAGAGGGCAAACTTATCAAATGTACATTGAAATGGAAGCAGCAGCACACGCACGGAGCTGTGGTCGCTTATTAAAGCCGCAACGCAATACATGTGTTTGAGAACATGCTGTTCTTGTGACGAGTGGACGGCTTCAGGAATTAAATCCAGGTGGGCTCACGTGCGCACAGCTGCGTCGGCTGGTGGGGTGCTTTTACCCGTGATCCGACAGAATTCGTGGCGCTAATGTCAGAATCTGTTTGATCACTTTCATGCCGTccttgccgccatcgagagcggCGTGATCCTCAAACCTGGGAACACACAAACAGTTCTGTGAAATCCTAAATGTGATCTCATCCACTTCCAAAGATTGACTTTCCAAGAAAATACAGGTGTCTAGCATATGTTCATAGTGATGCAATATAGCACCCTAGATATTTTGCACTATCAAGCTGTTAAATATCCCATATATCAACTATCACTTACTAGAAAGAATGTTAAATTTAGTACGCACAAAACCTCTATTTTTTTCAACCTTAGAATTTCTGGTTCCAGCGTTGCCATATCCTCTGAGAACAAGTACGGAGGGTTACTGACCAAAGCTGAAACAGGACTGCAGAGGTTCCTCACAGCTTCTGCATCTAAGGAAAAACAACAAATGGTAGTCAGCActacattctgtatgtcattttatttattttaaagaaggTTACTGTACCTTTTACAATATCTATATGATGAATCTGTAATCTGTCCTGAAGTCCCAACCTGCAGAGGAAAGTCTTTTAGGCACACTAAAGACACTCCAAGTACATTTGAAATTTGTTAAGTGCATTTTCAACATCTCTTTTTTTTCTCCATGCAATAGGTAACGTTTACCTGAAAGCGTTCTCTCTCGTTAACTCCACTGCTTCCTGGCTTTGATCCAAGGCGATGGCTTTAACCTGTGGAAACCAAACGTGCTCATGACATGACTCACTGAAAATTCTCCTCATTCCTCTGTGTTCAGGACAAACTCAGAATCATCACGTCACTTAATAAACTGTTGACAGTGAAGACAAACATATCACATGGGGCTAACATTATGACAGCATTAATCCAGTAATATACAGCTGTAACTTGCAATTCATTTCATTATCAATAATTTCTTCTCTTAAGGGATTAGCCATTGAAGTGGTTCTTTTTCATGTTACATTTAAAATATATCTGAAAAGCACAAACATGCTGTAAGAGAAGCACATGGTCTAAAATCAGAACTGTGAACTGAGTGTTCTTTCTTATCTGAAAATAAAAGTGTAATTATCATTGTCTTTGACCTTATGAAGTTCaaacagatatgaatgaatgaatgaataaataaaggctAATATTCTGATTCAAAAAAAGCACCCCACTTTATggtaagcaataaacaattttaaTATTACCAGGGCAGGTAGTAAACATATGGACTTGTTTTctaaaaagtcttttttttttttttatttaaatcaatattttttttcattttttacttATTTCACTCTTCTTAATGAGATTATACAAAAATATCATTAGTTATAATCTTTAATGACatgttaaaatggaaaaaaaaaaatggactgcatatatatagcacttttccatctgcatcagacgctcaaagcgctttacaattatgcctcacattcacccactcacacaaacacaccagtgtcagggtgctgccatgcaaggtgcacaCCGCACACCGAGAGCAAcgtggggattaaagaccttgcccaagggctgggttttgaatcaaggatcctctggtatcAAGTCCAAcaattaaccactagaccatcaccttcccttccTCGGGGCTCACCTGTATGTGCACCTTTAAAACATAAATGTGCACATACAAAAAGAACCATTAAATAATGGTACGGATTTCAta
It encodes:
- the LOC117506717 gene encoding cytokine-inducible SH2-containing protein-like, producing the protein MILCVPGPRSILPPAPSIDTPRGMRAGTLSNPPCLQNTSLQWDPAKDLQAIASNIYYLENSGWYWGAVTAAQAHAALQEASEGAFMVRDSSHPLYMLTLSVRTARGPTSIRIQYSSARFSLDSSFPARPNLSSFPNVPSLVQHYIGSERKAAGRNMEGEAPCKPSQPIIQETPILLKLKTAVYKPQGLPSLQHLTRLVINRHCDYPEQLPLPRPLMRYVQDYPFRV